In Helianthus annuus cultivar XRQ/B chromosome 9, HanXRQr2.0-SUNRISE, whole genome shotgun sequence, the following are encoded in one genomic region:
- the LOC110876344 gene encoding uncharacterized protein LOC110876344 produces the protein MSATILHVTLGTGEDRWAWELDDSAVFSVKSLKKTMQLNRFASLGNDFVWNNWIPIKVSFLAWRLSLDRVPTLVALARRNVNTGQTRCRFCDLYDEDADHLFVGCEVAQCVWNFVSQWCRISSIFTFRVKDILDWHKHVKGCEKWRKLVYAIMQVALWAVWRCRNDVIFNSKEVSIDRILNEIKHLAFLWISSRSNLRGITWDDWCKFDSARNWL, from the coding sequence ATGTCTGCAACGATTCTGCATGTGACATTGGGGACCGGAGAAGATAGGTGGGCTTGGGAACTAGATGATTCGGCGGTTTTTTCAGTTAAAAGTCTTAAAAAAACGATGCAGCTGAATCGGTTCGCGAGTCTAGGGAACGATTTTGTATGGAATAACTGGAttccaatcaaggtaagtttccTGGCCTGGAGATTATCGTTGGATCGGGTTCCTACGTTGGTGGCGTTGGCTCGCAGGAATGTGAATACGGGTCAGACTCGATGTAGGTTCTGTGATTTGTATGATGAGGATGCGGATCATTTGTTCGTGGGCTGTGAAGTGGCTCAATGTGTATGGAATTTCGTATCACAGTGGTGTAGGATATCTAGTATATTCACTTTCCGAGTGAAGGATATACTAGACTGGCACAAACATGTAAAGGGTTGTGAAAAATGGAGGAAGCTGGTGTATGCTATCATGCAGGTGGCACTATGGGCCGTGTGGAGATGCAGGAACGATGTGATATTCAACAGCAAAGAAGTCAGTATTGATCGGATTTTAAATGAAATAAAACACTTGGCGTTCCTATGGATAAGTAGCCGCTCGAACTTAAGAGGAATTACGTGGGATGATTGGTGTAAGTTCGATAGTGCAAGGAATTGGTTATAG
- the LOC110876343 gene encoding uncharacterized protein LOC110876343: protein MAIVDAVGRSGGLVSMWDPTVFECTDIIKNQRFILVQGMVKHTGEILNIVNVYAYNDPVERRALWEELVILKRALEGMWIFGGDFNDVREPGERLNSEYVVANADRFNRFIESADLVEYQMGGRKFTYHSDNGLHKSKLDRFLVCREFREKWPTASVVALSNKVSDHCPILLCLTSPNFGPIPTRIFNSWLDLPGIMDFTRQSLNSFWFEGPADLGLAVKLKWIKFRLKERVTLIKAEKEAVYKEKLEVLEALELQA from the coding sequence ATGGCAATCGTTGATGCTGTTGGTAGGTCTGGGGGCCTTGTTAGCATGTGGGACCCAACCGTATTTGAATGCACCGACATCATAAAAAATCAGAGGTTCATTTTGGTACAAGGGATGGTAAAGCACACAGGGGAAATTCTGAATATAGTCAATGTATATGCATACAATGACCCGGTAGAAAGAAGAGCCCTATGGGAGGAGTTGGTTATTCTTAAAAGGGCATTAGAAGGTATGTGGATTTTTGGTGGGGATTTTAACGATGTTAGGGAACCGGGGGAGAGACTCAATTCAGAATATGTGGTCGCTAATGCAGATCGGTTTAATCGGTTCATTGAGTCAGCGGATCTGGTGGAGTATCAGATGGGTGGACGTAAATTCACCTACCACTCTGATAATGGTCTTCATAAAAGCAAATTGGATCGGTTCTTGGTGTGCAGGGAATTTAGAGAAAAATGGCCGACTGCTTCAGTTGTTGCTTTATCAAATAAAGTGTCGGATCACTGCCCGATCTTGCTTTGTCTTACATCACCTAACTTCGGCCCTATTCCGACTAGAATTTTCAACTCTTGGCTGGACTTGCCCGGTATTATGGATTTCACCCGACAATCGCTGAATAGTTTTTGGTTTGAAGGACCAGCAGACTTGGGACTTGCCGTCAAGCTAAAATGGATTAAGTTCAGATTAAAGGAACGAGTCACTTTAATTAAAGCAGAAAAAGAGGCGGTATACAAGGAAAAATTAGAAGTATTGGAGGCCTTGGAACTGCAAGCATAG